The following coding sequences lie in one Miscanthus floridulus cultivar M001 unplaced genomic scaffold, ASM1932011v1 fs_828_1_2, whole genome shotgun sequence genomic window:
- the LOC136533251 gene encoding LOW QUALITY PROTEIN: GSH-induced LITAF domain protein-like (The sequence of the model RefSeq protein was modified relative to this genomic sequence to represent the inferred CDS: inserted 1 base in 1 codon; deleted 1 base in 1 codon): MATKDPAATGGESAIGIPYHPAPESQGHYYYAPPPNPYAAGMPPPNAIYAGAPKGVPLQQTMFRDTPAPFHCQACGDAAVSSVRSKPSLASVVACMMPFMLGVCFXCPSMDCLWNKYHYCPSCGEKVRSSYQQEEGKKKRWVTELQDHHCNNLDVDKPWAMGLGAPRPSVFG; this comes from the exons ATGGCGACCAAGGACCCCGCGGCCACCGGCGGCGAGTCCGCCATCGGGATCCCCTACCACCCGGCGCCGGAGTCCCAGGGGCACTACTACTACGCGCCGCCGCCGAACCCCTACGCGGCGGGGATGCCGCCGCCCAACGCGATCTACGCCGGCGCGCCCAAGGGGGTGCCGCTCCAGCAGACCATGTTCCGCGACACGCCCGCGCCCTTCCACTGCCAGGCCTGCGGTGATGCCGCCGTCTCCTCCGTCCG GTCAAAGCCAAGCCTTGCATCCGTTGTGGCTTGCATGATGCCCTTCATGCTGGGGGTCTGCT TATGCCCTTCGATGGACTGCCTCTGG AACAAGTACCATTACTGCCCCAGCTGTGGGGAAAAG GTGCG GAGTTCTTATCAACAGGAGGAGGGGAAGAAAAAGAGATGGGTTACAGAATTGCAGGACCATCACTGTAATAACTTG GATGTGGACAAGCCATGGGCGATGGGCCTGGGCGCCCCACGGCCCAGCGTGTTCGGCTGA